A portion of the Sphaerochaeta pleomorpha str. Grapes genome contains these proteins:
- a CDS encoding UDP-N-acetylglucosamine--LPS N-acetylglucosamine transferase, whose amino-acid sequence MIYVNAGKGHYVPAKALADSMNGEGHVATVEDLFVICEAPFWEWYCKYEWRFMLHHPRLERINHSIDDTKVSAALIRYFSVHTQVRKHFLAWYEKTKPDFIVCTNFLGGNIITPIVQSLKLDIPVFSYAADAFNNPTAGYNKAIDLLYIPTFIGKELVIAKGQPADKVKVCPFPLQSGIQKLKPLTKQEAREKLGLQDTFTVLLNFGGEGIGNTDFLEEVAKRGLNWQVVVVGKLSMTTAFKFSLFLEKHPLFNLKTPGFVDNIGEYIYACDIQAGKAGANSLMESLALKRPFLVSNLLYAARDTGSFLNKHKVGWVEDNVKKQVDIVEHYFGDRQEQIAMSERFSQLPLQFDSEAFIHMIFEDVKAFKAGK is encoded by the coding sequence ATGATATATGTAAATGCCGGGAAAGGTCATTATGTACCGGCAAAAGCCCTCGCAGATAGTATGAACGGAGAAGGCCATGTTGCTACAGTCGAGGATTTGTTTGTTATTTGCGAAGCTCCCTTCTGGGAATGGTATTGCAAATATGAGTGGCGGTTCATGTTGCACCACCCCAGACTGGAACGAATCAACCACAGTATAGACGATACTAAGGTAAGTGCTGCCTTGATCAGATATTTTTCGGTCCATACCCAGGTACGGAAACATTTCCTCGCCTGGTATGAAAAGACAAAGCCGGACTTCATCGTCTGCACAAATTTCCTTGGGGGAAATATCATCACTCCTATTGTGCAGTCGCTGAAGTTGGACATTCCCGTTTTCAGTTATGCGGCAGATGCTTTTAACAATCCTACGGCAGGATACAACAAGGCAATCGATCTGCTATACATTCCGACGTTTATAGGCAAGGAACTTGTCATTGCAAAAGGGCAACCGGCAGACAAAGTCAAGGTATGTCCGTTTCCCCTGCAGTCAGGAATCCAAAAACTCAAGCCGCTTACAAAACAGGAAGCACGAGAGAAACTGGGTTTGCAGGACACTTTCACTGTTTTGCTCAACTTCGGGGGAGAAGGCATCGGGAATACCGATTTCCTGGAAGAAGTCGCAAAAAGAGGTCTCAACTGGCAAGTTGTCGTTGTGGGTAAGCTCTCCATGACTACCGCTTTCAAATTCTCGCTTTTCCTGGAGAAACACCCCCTTTTCAATCTCAAGACCCCGGGGTTTGTCGACAATATAGGCGAGTATATATATGCCTGTGATATACAGGCAGGGAAGGCAGGGGCCAATTCCTTGATGGAGTCTTTGGCGCTCAAGCGGCCTTTCCTTGTCTCAAATCTCTTGTATGCTGCCCGTGATACCGGATCTTTTCTGAACAAGCACAAGGTCGGCTGGGTTGAAGACAATGTTAAAAAACAGGTCGATATCGTCGAGCACTATTTTGGGGACAGACAGGAGCAGATAGCGATGAGTGAACGATTCAGCCAGCTTCCCCTCCAGTTTGACAGCGAGGCCTTTATACATATGATATTCGAGGATGTCAAAGCGTTCAAAGCAGGAAAATAG